A DNA window from Ancylothrix sp. D3o contains the following coding sequences:
- a CDS encoding AAA family ATPase: MPNIIAIINGKGGVGKTTTAINLAATLSEKKRVLLVDADPQGSAGWWVERSQNDIGFDISQETNPKLLGRLRNVEGYELVVVDTPPALRSQALAAVVGSADYIVLPTPPAPMDLAALIETVKQAIMPVGTAYRVLLTKVDSRSLGEALEAQNTLLELGIPACHAFVRTYKAHERAALDGLPITKWRGKNAREAEADYRRVADELQRDWRKK, translated from the coding sequence GTGCCAAACATTATCGCAATCATCAACGGCAAGGGAGGCGTCGGCAAAACTACGACAGCCATCAATTTAGCGGCCACCTTGTCAGAAAAAAAACGAGTCCTGCTTGTCGATGCAGATCCCCAAGGGTCTGCCGGTTGGTGGGTAGAACGCAGCCAAAATGATATAGGATTTGATATATCTCAAGAAACAAATCCTAAACTTTTAGGACGTTTGAGAAACGTAGAAGGCTACGAATTAGTAGTCGTAGACACGCCGCCAGCCTTGCGGTCTCAAGCCCTAGCCGCCGTCGTAGGTTCCGCAGATTATATCGTTTTGCCAACCCCACCGGCACCAATGGACTTAGCCGCCCTCATTGAGACAGTAAAACAAGCGATAATGCCGGTGGGAACCGCCTATCGAGTATTGCTAACCAAAGTAGACTCTCGCAGTTTAGGAGAAGCATTAGAAGCACAAAACACCCTTTTAGAATTAGGAATTCCCGCTTGCCATGCTTTTGTTCGCACTTATAAAGCACACGAACGAGCAGCACTTGATGGCTTACCCATCACAAAATGGCGGGGAAAAAATGCCAGAGAAGCCGAAGCAGACTACCGCCGAGTTGCAGATGAATTACAGCGTGATTGGAGGAAAAAATAA
- a CDS encoding site-2 protease family protein, producing the protein MQGSFRVGNLFGIPFYVHFSWFIVLGLFTLTYSSELGKFTELTGLMPLGLGFIVALLLFASVLAHELGHSFVALRQGIDVKSITLFLFGGVASLDRESKTPGEAFWVAIAGPLVSFLLCAVFTALNFATSTSAVGAAITGLLAAINLALALFNLIPGLPLDGGNILKAIVWKITGSPYKGVEFAGKVGQIFGWLAIIGGLFSGRFWYALIGLFLLQNAGGAAQGARVQNKLAAFKAEQAVTPNSPIVPANISLREFANEYIIGKREWRKFLIVDELGRLSGEIAVDAMRAIPTNEWPQVLVGDLMQPVNFEMAIKPEQSLLDVVMLFEKNQITELPVITDNGVVVGLIEKAGIVGFLQQQAVTG; encoded by the coding sequence ATGCAAGGCTCTTTTCGGGTGGGTAATTTATTCGGGATACCATTTTATGTACATTTCTCGTGGTTTATAGTGTTGGGTTTATTTACCCTCACCTACAGCAGCGAGTTAGGAAAATTTACAGAACTGACCGGCCTGATGCCATTAGGATTAGGATTTATAGTCGCCCTCTTGCTATTTGCCTCAGTATTGGCCCACGAATTAGGGCATAGTTTTGTAGCCCTCCGCCAAGGTATAGACGTTAAATCAATTACTTTATTTTTATTTGGCGGAGTTGCGAGTTTAGATAGAGAGTCAAAAACTCCGGGCGAGGCATTTTGGGTAGCGATTGCCGGCCCCCTTGTCAGCTTTTTATTATGTGCGGTGTTTACGGCGCTTAATTTCGCCACCAGCACCTCTGCGGTAGGCGCTGCAATCACGGGGTTATTAGCGGCGATTAACTTAGCCTTAGCTTTATTTAACTTAATTCCGGGCTTACCTTTGGATGGTGGTAACATCCTCAAAGCAATTGTCTGGAAAATCACCGGCAGCCCCTATAAAGGCGTAGAGTTTGCTGGAAAAGTTGGGCAAATTTTTGGATGGTTAGCGATTATTGGCGGGTTATTTTCAGGCAGATTTTGGTATGCTTTAATCGGTTTATTTTTGCTGCAAAATGCCGGTGGTGCTGCTCAAGGGGCACGGGTACAAAATAAATTAGCTGCATTTAAAGCTGAACAAGCAGTTACACCCAATAGCCCTATCGTTCCTGCTAATATTTCCCTCAGAGAGTTTGCGAATGAGTATATTATTGGCAAACGGGAATGGCGAAAGTTTTTAATAGTCGATGAATTAGGCCGGTTGTCAGGTGAAATTGCAGTTGATGCAATGCGAGCAATTCCTACAAATGAATGGCCTCAAGTTTTGGTGGGAGATTTAATGCAGCCGGTGAATTTTGAAATGGCAATTAAACCAGAACAGTCGTTATTAGATGTAGTGATGTTGTTTGAAAAAAATCAAATCACTGAGTTGCCGGTGATTACAGATAATGGCGTTGTGGTTGGGTTAATTGAAAAAGCGGGGATTGTTGGCTTTTTGCAACAACAAGCTGTGACGGGTTAA
- a CDS encoding DUF3616 domain-containing protein, protein MPKSFLLSRLLLRFPPQYSALVQDLSAVAFTPDGSLWVGSDETTHLERLSPAQPYIFDNHHSFNLKDFLTLETADEEIDIEGLCYEGGYLWLCGSHSPKRKKAKGKSTQDDMERLATIKTEKNRYFLARVPSRNGELFKSFSDQNLVLTAASLKTTENGNLLTDALLDDPHLGLSIKAGIPSKENGFDVEGLAVCGDKIFLGLRGPVLRGWAVILELEVKELEPGILGLKNIGDKGEFYRKHFLDLNGLGVRELCIDGEDLIILAGPTMTVDGDLRVFRWQQVLNRGKHTLTSQKSGELEVLFDLPFTIGGDRAEGLSLMSCLGEEKALLVVYDSPSQDRMVGESGVFADVFRLSKNSKDEAIFPS, encoded by the coding sequence ATGCCAAAAAGTTTTTTACTTAGCCGGCTTTTGCTTCGTTTTCCCCCTCAGTACAGCGCCTTGGTACAAGATTTATCAGCGGTTGCTTTTACGCCCGATGGCAGTTTGTGGGTTGGTTCCGATGAAACAACTCATTTAGAACGACTTTCACCGGCCCAACCTTATATTTTTGACAACCATCATTCGTTTAATTTGAAGGATTTTCTTACCCTAGAAACTGCCGACGAAGAAATTGATATTGAGGGATTATGTTATGAAGGGGGATATCTTTGGCTTTGCGGTTCCCACAGCCCTAAACGCAAAAAAGCCAAGGGCAAAAGCACCCAGGATGATATGGAAAGATTGGCAACTATTAAAACAGAAAAAAATCGTTACTTTTTGGCGCGTGTTCCTTCCCGAAATGGGGAGTTATTCAAGTCGTTTTCCGATCAAAACTTAGTTTTAACGGCTGCTAGTTTGAAAACCACAGAAAACGGCAACTTATTAACCGATGCTTTGCTAGATGATCCTCATTTAGGCTTATCTATAAAAGCCGGTATCCCCAGCAAAGAAAATGGCTTTGATGTCGAAGGATTGGCCGTTTGTGGCGATAAGATTTTTTTAGGGCTGCGGGGGCCGGTTTTGCGGGGTTGGGCCGTGATTTTAGAGTTAGAAGTAAAAGAATTGGAACCGGGAATTTTAGGTTTAAAAAACATCGGTGACAAGGGAGAATTTTACCGAAAACATTTCCTTGATTTGAATGGTTTGGGAGTGCGAGAATTGTGCATTGATGGGGAAGATTTAATCATTCTGGCCGGCCCGACAATGACCGTTGATGGAGACTTAAGGGTATTTCGTTGGCAGCAAGTTTTAAATCGCGGCAAACATACCTTAACCAGCCAAAAAAGCGGAGAATTAGAAGTATTATTTGATTTACCCTTCACAATAGGCGGAGATCGTGCCGAAGGTTTATCATTGATGTCTTGTTTGGGGGAAGAAAAAGCGCTTTTGGTTGTTTATGATTCGCCTTCTCAAGATAGAATGGTCGGAGAAAGTGGAGTATTTGCAGATGTATTTAGGCTGAGTAAAAACAGCAAAGATGAGGCGATATTCCCTAGCTAA
- the bioD gene encoding dethiobiotin synthase, which yields MSKTLFITGTDTNAGKTILTSALAAYWQKYHPNQNLGIMKPLQSGEGDREFYLKLFELPQTAEELNPLYFAAPLAPPLAADLENRRVELEKVWPVLVGLQKRCDLLLVEALGGLGSPVTHELTVADIGRDWGLEALLVVPVRLGAISQAVTSVALARQTGMRLRGIVLNCSEPRTQEEIDQWTPAYMIEQFTGVPVLGCLPFLADVTNKENLIDVASKLDLERMIFW from the coding sequence ATGAGCAAAACCTTATTTATCACCGGCACCGATACCAATGCAGGCAAAACAATTTTAACGTCTGCCTTAGCGGCTTATTGGCAAAAGTATCATCCTAATCAAAACTTAGGAATTATGAAACCGCTTCAGTCGGGAGAGGGTGACAGGGAGTTTTATTTAAAGTTGTTTGAATTACCTCAAACTGCTGAAGAATTAAATCCTTTATATTTTGCTGCTCCGCTTGCTCCACCGCTGGCCGCTGATTTGGAAAACCGCCGGGTGGAGTTGGAGAAAGTATGGCCGGTTTTGGTGGGGTTGCAAAAACGTTGTGATTTGCTGCTGGTTGAGGCGCTAGGGGGGTTGGGTTCGCCGGTGACGCATGAGTTGACGGTGGCGGATATCGGGCGGGATTGGGGGCTAGAGGCGTTGTTGGTGGTGCCGGTGCGTTTGGGGGCTATTTCTCAGGCGGTGACGAGTGTGGCTTTGGCGAGACAAACGGGGATGCGGTTGCGGGGAATTGTGTTGAATTGTAGCGAACCTCGCACGCAGGAGGAAATTGATCAGTGGACACCGGCTTATATGATTGAACAATTTACGGGGGTGCCGGTTTTGGGATGTTTACCTTTTTTGGCAGATGTTACGAATAAGGAAAATTTGATTGATGTGGCATCCAAGTTAGATTTAGAAAGAATGATATTTTGGTAA
- a CDS encoding serine/threonine-protein kinase, whose product MQPPIPTGTLLQNRYRLLSILGQGGFGRTYLVEDTNRFNEHCALKELISAQTSPYAIQKSQELFQREAQILYQIQHPQIPQFRATFEENGRLFLLQDYVAGKSYRTLLTERKITTTDFSESEVVQLVKQLLPVLEYIHSRGIIHRDISPDNIICRDGDGWPVLIDFGVVKEIATRVLSPDAGVTATTVGKMGYSPSEQIQTGRAYPSSDLYALAVTAIVLLTGKEPQELFDDVSLSWKWQDSAKTDPRFAAILNKMLSYRPGDRYLSAREVSTAIDALSVAPTPAPVPQNPSTTAVKTVAIGNQPMPAQNYPNYQPQNVEEESSIWDNPVLVSAVGVVTMIFVGVAVWGMVGSVGNEEEEKPKVVTSAPPTTQPTAPPTLKPSPKPVTPKRLNLQLGKTQIVKGSFKDQEPLSYLVSAQPGDILKVAGNGVLITILAPDGKSVSGVQAVPVWQNVVIAGGDYTINLKPFPGGLNTNYQLEITLSAPAPLPIPEPIPTFNPEPAPIPEPIPEPIPEPIPTPEPTPEPTPTPTPEPTPTPTPAPEPTPTPAPEPTPTPAPEPTPTPAPEPTPTPAPEPTPEPTPEPTPEPTPKREPNLIPEPTSPTPTLNQTQP is encoded by the coding sequence ATGCAACCTCCTATTCCCACCGGCACTCTGCTTCAAAATCGTTACCGTCTCCTCAGTATATTGGGGCAGGGGGGGTTTGGTCGTACTTACTTGGTGGAAGATACCAACCGCTTCAATGAACACTGTGCTCTCAAAGAACTGATTTCTGCTCAAACCAGCCCCTACGCTATCCAAAAATCTCAAGAACTCTTCCAGAGAGAAGCGCAAATACTCTATCAAATACAACATCCCCAAATTCCCCAGTTTCGGGCAACTTTTGAAGAAAACGGACGTTTGTTTTTATTGCAAGACTATGTAGCTGGGAAAAGTTACCGCACTTTATTAACGGAACGTAAAATCACCACCACCGACTTTTCTGAATCAGAAGTTGTGCAATTAGTCAAGCAATTATTGCCGGTTCTCGAATATATCCACAGTCGGGGTATTATTCACCGTGATATTTCTCCTGATAATATAATCTGTCGAGATGGGGATGGATGGCCGGTTTTAATTGATTTTGGTGTTGTTAAAGAAATCGCCACTCGTGTGCTTTCTCCTGATGCGGGAGTCACGGCTACAACGGTTGGTAAAATGGGTTATTCTCCCAGCGAACAAATTCAAACCGGACGCGCTTATCCTAGCAGTGATTTATATGCGTTGGCGGTGACTGCCATTGTATTACTGACCGGCAAAGAACCACAAGAGCTTTTTGATGATGTTTCTTTAAGTTGGAAATGGCAAGATTCAGCAAAAACAGACCCCCGGTTTGCAGCAATTTTAAATAAAATGTTGAGCTACCGGCCTGGTGATCGTTATTTAAGTGCGCGAGAAGTTTCTACGGCGATAGATGCGCTTTCTGTTGCACCCACTCCTGCACCAGTTCCGCAAAATCCATCAACAACTGCCGTGAAAACTGTTGCTATTGGCAACCAACCAATGCCGGCTCAAAATTATCCCAACTATCAGCCGCAAAATGTCGAGGAAGAGTCTTCTATCTGGGATAATCCGGTGTTAGTTTCAGCGGTTGGTGTCGTGACGATGATTTTTGTTGGTGTGGCTGTTTGGGGTATGGTGGGTTCTGTGGGAAACGAGGAAGAAGAAAAGCCAAAGGTTGTAACTTCTGCCCCACCCACGACTCAGCCAACAGCACCACCAACGCTTAAACCTTCCCCGAAACCAGTTACTCCCAAACGCTTAAATTTGCAATTGGGAAAAACACAAATCGTTAAAGGCAGTTTTAAGGATCAGGAACCGCTGAGTTATTTGGTTTCTGCACAACCTGGAGATATTTTAAAGGTTGCTGGAAATGGAGTTTTAATTACAATTTTGGCACCCGATGGTAAAAGTGTTTCTGGTGTGCAAGCGGTGCCGGTTTGGCAAAATGTTGTTATTGCTGGCGGTGATTATACGATTAACTTAAAGCCTTTCCCCGGTGGGCTGAATACAAATTATCAACTTGAAATTACTCTGTCTGCACCGGCACCTCTGCCTATTCCCGAACCGATTCCGACTTTTAACCCTGAACCCGCACCAATTCCCGAACCAATTCCCGAACCAATTCCCGAACCAATTCCCACACCTGAACCTACACCCGAACCGACACCGACACCGACACCCGAACCGACACCTACACCTACACCGGCACCTGAACCGACACCCACACCGGCACCTGAACCGACACCCACACCGGCACCTGAACCGACACCGACACCGGCACCTGAACCGACACCCACACCGGCACCGGAACCCACACCGGAACCTACACCTGAACCTACACCTGAACCTACGCCTAAACGCGAACCTAATTTAATTCCCGAACCTACTTCCCCTACACCCACGCTAAACCAAACTCAGCCATAA
- a CDS encoding S1 family peptidase yields MPANRLIIAILATVATVTSNQLANAGTMRHDRTDTQYRTLANSFSSVGSLSLRGATSSWNCSGTLIGTNYLLTAAHCLEDSAGQNLIGGTFTLGGTRYNIGSGVKNSGWTTSNRNPTAGFDMAILQLTSNVTNVSAATLSTATNENGQTGTYVGFGFRGTGTTGQVANTFGTKRAGQNIMNLGSQLGWSDQVLWSDFTDPRLNANAALNLEYNIASGDSGGGLFINGLLAGVNSVIQNANRNTLWADYGDRSLVTRVSSLNNWIQNVVNTGFPSSGITTASSPSTSTSTNMLNAVAISDDLTAVEDLVAINLYDDVYSNTKVPEPSAILGLGLLGSLLTLKWGRRK; encoded by the coding sequence ATGCCAGCCAACCGCCTAATAATAGCTATTTTGGCAACCGTAGCCACAGTAACCAGCAACCAACTCGCCAACGCTGGCACAATGCGTCACGACCGTACAGATACGCAATATAGAACCTTAGCAAATTCCTTTAGCAGTGTAGGCAGTCTGTCTTTAAGAGGCGCAACGAGTAGCTGGAACTGTTCAGGAACCCTCATCGGAACCAATTATTTATTAACAGCGGCGCATTGCTTAGAAGACTCAGCCGGTCAAAACCTCATAGGCGGAACCTTTACATTAGGCGGTACTCGTTACAATATTGGCAGCGGAGTTAAAAATAGCGGCTGGACAACCAGTAATCGTAATCCCACCGCCGGCTTCGATATGGCAATTTTGCAATTAACAAGCAATGTTACCAATGTCAGCGCTGCAACTCTATCTACAGCCACAAACGAAAACGGACAAACCGGCACCTATGTAGGATTTGGTTTTAGAGGCACCGGCACCACCGGACAAGTTGCTAACACTTTTGGTACAAAAAGAGCCGGTCAAAATATAATGAACCTTGGTTCACAACTTGGCTGGTCTGATCAAGTTTTGTGGTCAGACTTTACCGACCCACGCCTTAACGCAAATGCTGCCCTAAATTTAGAATATAATATCGCTTCGGGAGATAGCGGCGGCGGACTTTTTATTAATGGGCTTTTAGCTGGAGTTAATTCTGTTATTCAAAACGCCAATAGAAATACTTTGTGGGCAGATTACGGAGATCGTTCATTAGTAACAAGAGTATCTTCTCTTAATAACTGGATTCAAAATGTCGTAAACACCGGCTTCCCTAGCAGCGGTATTACAACAGCTAGTAGCCCCTCAACTTCAACCTCAACAAATATGTTGAATGCTGTAGCAATTTCGGATGATTTAACTGCGGTAGAGGATTTAGTAGCAATTAACCTTTACGATGATGTTTATTCTAATACTAAAGTGCCTGAACCTTCCGCGATTCTGGGATTAGGTTTGCTTGGTAGTCTTTTAACCCTAAAATGGGGGCGTCGGAAATAA
- a CDS encoding iron uptake porin, which yields MYKILSNFLAVSPALFALGLISVPAYAQTAEITPFAEDNSEFPQVTSVSQLSDVQPTDWAFQALQNLVERYNCIAGYPDGTFRGNRAMTRYEFAAGLNACLERITEVIGSQPNNLATQEDLANVQRLMQEFSRELAMLRGRVDSLEVRTRQLEETQFSTTTKLTGLAVFNFTGARSRDNVKAEGIDAFTAVRDPLTNQPVVRTVGGGDAETTMSGVVWLNLNTSFTGKDSLFTQLAAGNGTSPANQFVSAGQFNYTGSPFFDQTSGTNVNQFVIRSLFYSFPVSDNFRVTVGPQLNWYIHFDNNAFTSPVTGAGSFNSINSTFLSATKRGAGAVVEWNIAPRLEFRAGYLAENIEFLPGTRPAANPQVGFFGGTNTITAELTFKPTDRANIRLLYQRSNLDRNGAGQISFQPLLGVADDGFGGRLKDATADTFGVNFDWLLSKRFGVFGRYYYASTHLDPVSNREGGDVNAQTIQAGLAFPDLGKQGALATLSFLVPFDVLDGRNFLVSGGGNGGTQFDIEASYYFPVTDNVSIVPAFYVINNINNFDDNPTVFIGHIRSQFQF from the coding sequence ATGTACAAAATTTTAAGCAATTTTCTTGCAGTAAGTCCAGCCTTGTTTGCATTGGGGTTAATTTCTGTTCCGGCGTATGCTCAAACTGCGGAAATAACTCCTTTTGCTGAAGATAATTCAGAGTTCCCACAGGTGACATCTGTTTCGCAATTGTCGGATGTACAACCGACTGACTGGGCGTTTCAAGCCTTGCAAAATTTGGTGGAACGTTATAACTGTATAGCGGGATATCCTGATGGGACATTTCGCGGCAATCGGGCTATGACGCGCTATGAATTTGCAGCGGGTTTAAATGCCTGTTTAGAAAGAATCACAGAAGTAATTGGCAGCCAACCAAATAATTTAGCAACCCAAGAAGACTTGGCGAATGTGCAGCGGTTGATGCAAGAATTTTCCAGAGAATTAGCGATGCTGCGAGGACGGGTTGATAGTTTGGAGGTTCGCACCCGACAATTAGAAGAAACGCAATTTTCTACGACGACAAAATTAACTGGTTTAGCGGTTTTTAATTTTACGGGTGCGAGATCCCGTGATAATGTGAAAGCAGAAGGAATAGATGCTTTTACGGCAGTGCGAGATCCGTTGACAAATCAGCCGGTGGTGAGAACTGTTGGCGGTGGCGATGCGGAAACTACGATGAGTGGTGTGGTGTGGTTGAATCTGAATACATCTTTCACCGGCAAGGATAGTTTATTTACGCAACTTGCAGCCGGAAATGGCACCTCACCGGCCAATCAATTTGTATCTGCCGGCCAGTTTAATTATACCGGCTCTCCGTTTTTTGATCAAACTTCGGGAACGAATGTCAATCAATTTGTAATTCGCTCACTTTTTTACTCGTTTCCTGTTAGTGATAATTTCCGAGTAACGGTTGGCCCTCAGCTTAACTGGTACATTCATTTTGATAACAATGCTTTCACTTCTCCGGTGACTGGGGCTGGCAGTTTTAACTCGATTAATAGCACGTTTTTAAGTGCTACAAAACGCGGTGCCGGTGCTGTGGTGGAGTGGAATATTGCTCCCCGGTTGGAATTTCGGGCCGGTTATTTAGCAGAAAATATTGAGTTTTTACCTGGAACTCGCCCTGCTGCTAATCCGCAAGTCGGGTTTTTTGGTGGGACAAATACTATTACGGCGGAGTTGACATTTAAGCCTACTGATCGGGCAAATATTCGTTTGCTTTATCAGCGTTCTAATCTTGACCGAAATGGCGCCGGTCAAATTTCCTTTCAGCCGCTTTTGGGCGTGGCGGATGATGGTTTTGGGGGCCGGTTAAAGGATGCAACGGCAGATACGTTTGGGGTTAATTTTGATTGGTTACTTTCTAAACGATTTGGGGTTTTTGGTCGCTATTATTATGCGAGTACGCATTTAGATCCGGTGAGTAACAGGGAAGGTGGCGATGTGAATGCCCAAACAATTCAGGCCGGTTTGGCGTTTCCTGATTTAGGAAAACAGGGGGCATTAGCAACGCTTTCGTTTTTAGTTCCGTTTGATGTTTTGGATGGCAGGAACTTTTTAGTTTCTGGGGGAGGAAATGGCGGCACTCAGTTTGATATTGAGGCGAGTTATTATTTCCCAGTCACGGATAATGTTTCTATTGTCCCGGCTTTCTATGTCATCAACAATATAAACAATTTTGATGACAACCCTACGGTTTTTATCGGTCATATTCGGTCACAATTCCAGTTTTAA
- the grxC gene encoding glutaredoxin 3, whose amino-acid sequence MQNFLNSLLGRHPETIKANVEIYTWQTCPYCIRAKLLLWWKGVNYTEYKIDGDETARAKMAERSNGRRSVPQIFINNQHIGGCDDIYQLDSQGQLDPLLTQQPAT is encoded by the coding sequence ATGCAAAACTTCCTGAATTCTCTTCTCGGACGCCATCCAGAAACCATCAAAGCCAACGTAGAAATATACACTTGGCAAACCTGCCCCTATTGTATTCGGGCCAAATTATTACTTTGGTGGAAAGGCGTTAATTACACGGAATACAAAATTGATGGCGATGAAACTGCCAGAGCAAAAATGGCGGAACGCTCGAATGGCCGCCGATCTGTCCCCCAAATTTTTATTAATAATCAACATATTGGGGGCTGTGATGATATCTATCAGCTTGATAGTCAAGGACAACTTGACCCGCTTTTAACACAGCAACCGGCAACTTAA
- the tadA gene encoding tRNA adenosine(34) deaminase TadA: MTLDDPTYQKHRYWMKRAQELATDAGNEGEVPVGCVIIDGQNNLIAEGQNRREQDKDPTAHAEILALRRAGQTLNTWHLNDCTLYVTLEPCPMCAGAIILARLGLLVYAVDDLKTGSIRSVANLPDSSASNHRLPVIAGILETPCRHELQSWFSRRRPKN; encoded by the coding sequence ATGACTCTTGACGATCCAACCTATCAAAAACACCGCTACTGGATGAAACGAGCCCAGGAACTCGCCACAGATGCGGGGAACGAGGGTGAGGTGCCGGTGGGATGTGTGATCATTGATGGCCAAAACAACCTAATTGCCGAAGGCCAAAATCGCCGCGAACAAGATAAAGACCCCACAGCGCACGCGGAAATTTTAGCTCTCAGAAGGGCCGGTCAAACCTTAAACACCTGGCATCTCAACGACTGTACCCTTTACGTCACCCTTGAACCTTGCCCAATGTGTGCCGGTGCGATTATTCTTGCCCGACTTGGCCTTTTAGTTTATGCTGTCGATGATTTAAAAACCGGCTCAATTCGCAGCGTTGCCAACCTACCCGACAGTTCTGCCTCAAATCACCGTCTGCCGGTCATTGCCGGTATTTTAGAGACACCTTGCCGGCATGAGTTGCAAAGTTGGTTTAGCCGGCGCCGGCCCAAAAACTAA
- a CDS encoding 1-acyl-sn-glycerol-3-phosphate acyltransferase — translation MLQLNSEEKSAIQPTANKPAPVSQISPWLMAIAYPLMRFFVLPLYLGRIEVTGQENMPKDGPVILAPTHRARWDAFMVPYVSGRHITGRDLRFMVTSDEVTGIQGWFIRRLGGFAVNIKHPAISSLRHGVELLLNRCMMVIFPEGGVFRDNELHPLKAGLARIAIQAETNSPGLGVQIVPISIRYGDPSVKWLSGVKIHIGKPLKVADYCQSHSKQNAQKLTNDLQKSLEELDILNVF, via the coding sequence ATGCTACAGCTTAATTCTGAAGAAAAATCTGCCATTCAACCAACCGCAAACAAACCGGCGCCGGTTTCTCAAATTTCCCCTTGGTTAATGGCAATTGCTTATCCTCTGATGCGTTTTTTTGTTTTACCTCTTTATTTAGGACGCATTGAAGTCACCGGCCAAGAAAATATGCCAAAAGATGGGCCGGTGATTTTAGCCCCTACTCATCGCGCCCGCTGGGATGCTTTTATGGTTCCCTATGTGAGTGGCCGGCACATCACCGGTCGGGATTTACGCTTTATGGTGACATCGGATGAAGTAACCGGCATCCAAGGGTGGTTTATCCGCAGATTGGGTGGGTTTGCTGTTAATATCAAACACCCGGCAATTTCTAGTTTGCGTCATGGTGTGGAGTTGTTATTAAATCGCTGCATGATGGTAATTTTTCCAGAGGGGGGAGTTTTCCGAGATAACGAACTGCACCCCCTCAAAGCTGGATTGGCTCGCATTGCCATTCAAGCAGAAACAAATTCGCCTGGTTTAGGTGTGCAAATTGTTCCTATCAGTATCCGCTATGGTGATCCTTCGGTAAAATGGTTATCGGGGGTAAAGATTCATATTGGGAAGCCTTTAAAAGTTGCTGATTATTGTCAATCTCACAGCAAACAAAACGCACAGAAGTTAACTAATGATCTGCAAAAAAGTCTCGAAGAGTTAGATATTTTAAATGTTTT